The following proteins come from a genomic window of Dongia rigui:
- a CDS encoding inositol monophosphatase family protein, whose protein sequence is MAAPAAIPAEFLTLAKSLVDISRPILRGYYRTKLDIISKGDESPVTKADRECEAALRAAINKAFPAHGIIGEEFGAENAEAEFVWVLDPLDGTRAFVTGRPTFGTLIALTQGGKPVLGVIDMPILSDCWIGAAGHATTLNGDPVKARACAGLKDAYFSAALPQMFQGEAQGAHDRIAGAVKSATYGGDCYQYGMVATGFIDLVVEKTLGIYDYLSLVPVLEGAGAHITDWAGKPLHTKSGDAVVAAGDKRILDAALALING, encoded by the coding sequence ATGGCAGCCCCGGCGGCGATCCCGGCCGAATTCCTGACGTTGGCCAAAAGCCTCGTCGATATCAGCCGGCCGATCCTGCGCGGCTATTACCGGACCAAGCTCGACATCATCTCGAAAGGTGATGAAAGCCCGGTGACCAAGGCCGACCGCGAATGCGAAGCGGCCTTGCGTGCTGCCATCAACAAGGCGTTTCCGGCCCACGGCATCATCGGCGAGGAATTCGGCGCCGAGAATGCCGAGGCCGAATTCGTCTGGGTGCTCGATCCCTTGGACGGGACGCGCGCCTTCGTCACCGGAAGGCCCACCTTCGGCACGCTCATTGCGTTGACCCAGGGCGGCAAGCCGGTGCTGGGCGTCATCGACATGCCGATCCTCTCCGATTGCTGGATCGGCGCCGCGGGCCATGCCACGACGCTCAATGGTGATCCGGTGAAGGCCCGTGCCTGTGCCGGTCTCAAGGATGCCTATTTCTCGGCCGCCCTGCCGCAGATGTTCCAGGGCGAGGCGCAGGGCGCCCATGACCGCATCGCCGGTGCTGTGAAATCGGCGACCTATGGCGGGGATTGCTATCAATACGGCATGGTGGCCACCGGCTTCATCGACCTCGTGGTCGAAAAGACCCTCGGCATCTATGACTACCTGTCGCTGGTCCCGGTGCTGGAAGGCGCCGGCGCCCATATCACCGATTGGGCGGGCAAGCCCCTCCACACCAAATCGGGCGATGCCGTGGTGGCCGCCGGCGACAAGCGCATACTCGACGCGGCACTCGCCCTCATTAATGGCTGA
- a CDS encoding ABC transporter ATP-binding protein — MNAQNPHAPVAADLGSAAPVVEISQVSKTFALKGKSVAALTGIDLAVNQGEFIAIVGASGCGKSTLLRLILGLDSPTSGVIQVDGRRVTGPSLDRGIVFQEHRLLPWLTVTGNVAVALRRSGLSKAAAQATIDAHLALVGLTDFAEAYPAQLSGGMQQRVAIARALANRPRLLLLDEPLGALDALTRLRLQDEIRRIVRQEGITAILVTHDVDEAVYLGDRIVVMEPHPGRIRDILPVDLGAVRDRSDPRFISLRDRVLAELGVTPAAAA; from the coding sequence ATGAACGCACAGAATCCGCATGCTCCTGTCGCTGCCGATCTTGGAAGCGCTGCGCCGGTCGTCGAGATCAGTCAGGTTTCAAAGACGTTCGCGCTGAAAGGCAAGAGCGTCGCGGCGCTGACCGGCATCGACCTCGCGGTCAATCAAGGCGAGTTCATCGCCATCGTCGGTGCCTCGGGCTGCGGCAAGTCGACATTGCTGCGCCTCATCCTTGGCCTCGACAGCCCCACCAGCGGCGTCATCCAGGTCGATGGCCGCCGTGTCACCGGTCCGTCGCTCGATCGCGGCATCGTGTTCCAAGAACACCGGCTGCTGCCATGGCTGACAGTCACTGGCAATGTGGCGGTGGCGCTGCGCCGGTCGGGCCTTTCGAAGGCCGCGGCACAAGCGACCATCGATGCGCATCTGGCGTTGGTGGGTCTCACCGATTTTGCCGAGGCCTACCCGGCACAGCTTTCGGGCGGCATGCAGCAGCGCGTCGCCATCGCGCGAGCCCTTGCCAACCGACCGCGCCTGTTGCTGCTCGATGAACCCTTGGGTGCCCTCGATGCCTTGACGCGCCTGCGGCTCCAGGACGAGATTCGCCGCATCGTGCGGCAGGAAGGCATCACCGCGATCCTGGTGACGCATGATGTGGATGAGGCCGTCTATCTCGGCGACCGCATCGTCGTCATGGAGCCGCATCCCGGCCGCATCCGCGATATCCTGCCGGTCGATCTGGGTGCCGTACGGGATCGCTCGGACCCAAGGTTCATTAGCTTGCGCGACCGCGTGCTGGCGGAGCTGGGTGTGACGCCAGCCGCCGCGGCCTAA
- a CDS encoding ABC transporter permease produces the protein MPTGSRLWTLGFVLPVLLLALWQVASVTGFADQNFLPPLQDLATRFLNELRAGTLAEDLGLSLLRDLAGFVIGSLIGVGLGLVLGFSPLAARIVGPSLLVHRQIALFAWVPLISVWFGAGEIGKVAFIAFAAFQPNVINTWQGVAAIPAAHVELARALTFRRLDFIRFIALPGALPAIFTGLHAGLIYAWQATIAAELFMTIAPGLGGRLMEGRQLFQMDLVLVAILLMGVIGIIFNKLAALAERRLVHGRGK, from the coding sequence ATGCCGACGGGATCCCGCCTCTGGACGCTTGGTTTTGTGCTGCCGGTCCTGCTGCTGGCATTGTGGCAGGTGGCGAGTGTCACGGGGTTTGCCGATCAGAACTTCCTGCCGCCGCTGCAGGATCTGGCAACACGTTTCCTCAACGAATTGCGGGCAGGCACGCTCGCGGAAGATCTGGGCCTCAGCCTGCTGCGCGATCTGGCCGGCTTTGTGATCGGGAGTTTGATCGGCGTCGGTTTGGGTCTTGTGCTGGGCTTCTCGCCCCTTGCCGCCCGCATCGTCGGTCCCAGCCTGCTGGTGCACCGGCAGATCGCGCTTTTTGCCTGGGTGCCGTTGATCTCGGTCTGGTTTGGCGCGGGCGAGATCGGCAAGGTCGCCTTCATCGCCTTTGCCGCTTTCCAGCCCAATGTCATCAATACCTGGCAGGGTGTCGCGGCGATCCCGGCGGCGCATGTGGAACTGGCGCGGGCACTCACCTTCCGCCGGCTTGATTTCATCCGCTTCATCGCGCTGCCGGGCGCCTTGCCGGCGATCTTCACTGGGCTTCATGCCGGCCTTATCTATGCCTGGCAGGCCACCATCGCTGCCGAGCTGTTCATGACCATCGCGCCGGGGCTGGGCGGGCGCCTGATGGAGGGGCGCCAGCTGTTCCAGATGGATCTCGTCCTGGTCGCCATCCTGCTCATGGGCGTCATCGGCATCATCTTCAATAAGCTCGCCGCTCTGGCGGAACGCCGCCTTGTTCACGGGAGAGGAAAATGA
- a CDS encoding ABC transporter permease: MSFLQPKLSPLTQRRWRNFRANTRGFWSLVIFLILFGISLPAEFIANDRPIAVSYQGEIYWPVFHNYGEEVFGGVPGLTADFTGPFLKERIAQGGGWTVWPPIPFSYDTVVTNLPGPAPTAPDGVNWLGTDDQARDVLARVIYGFRVSVLFGLILTIFSTIIGVLAGAVQGYFGGWTDLTFQRFLEIWGGLPFLYILMILSSIIEPGFWTLLGIMLLVSWTWPVGVVRAEFLRARNLEYVRAAKALGLGDWRIITRHILPNAMVATLTFLPFTLGGSVTTLTSLDFLGFGLPPGSPSLGELLAQGKENLQAPWLGISGFFVIGVMLTLLIFIGEAIRDAFDPRKGNA; this comes from the coding sequence ATGAGCTTCCTGCAGCCGAAACTGTCACCGCTGACGCAACGCCGCTGGCGCAATTTCCGCGCCAACACGCGCGGCTTCTGGTCGCTTGTTATCTTCCTGATCCTGTTCGGCATCAGCCTGCCGGCGGAATTCATCGCCAATGACCGGCCGATCGCCGTTTCGTACCAGGGCGAGATCTATTGGCCGGTCTTCCACAATTACGGCGAGGAAGTGTTCGGCGGCGTTCCCGGCCTCACCGCCGACTTCACCGGCCCGTTCCTCAAAGAGCGCATCGCGCAGGGCGGCGGCTGGACGGTGTGGCCACCCATTCCCTTCTCCTATGACACGGTGGTCACCAATCTGCCCGGACCGGCGCCGACGGCACCGGACGGCGTCAACTGGCTGGGGACCGACGACCAGGCGCGCGACGTGCTGGCGCGTGTCATCTATGGCTTCCGCGTCTCGGTGCTGTTCGGCCTGATACTCACCATCTTCAGCACCATCATCGGCGTGCTGGCGGGCGCCGTGCAGGGCTATTTCGGCGGCTGGACGGATTTGACCTTCCAGCGTTTCCTGGAAATCTGGGGCGGGCTGCCCTTCCTCTACATTCTCATGATTCTGTCGAGCATCATCGAACCGGGGTTCTGGACCCTGCTCGGCATCATGCTGCTGGTCAGCTGGACCTGGCCGGTGGGTGTCGTGCGTGCCGAATTCCTGCGCGCGCGCAATCTGGAATATGTTCGGGCGGCAAAGGCCTTGGGCCTCGGTGATTGGCGCATCATCACCCGTCACATCCTGCCCAATGCCATGGTGGCGACGCTGACCTTCCTGCCCTTCACCTTGGGCGGATCGGTGACGACACTGACCTCCCTCGACTTCCTCGGCTTCGGCCTGCCGCCCGGATCACCCTCGCTCGGCGAATTGCTGGCACAAGGGAAAGAGAATTTGCAGGCGCCGTGGCTCGGCATCAGCGGCTTCTTCGTCATCGGCGTGATGCTGACCTTGCTCATCTTCATCGGCGAGGCGATCCGCGATGCGTTCGACCCCCGCAAAGGGAATGCGTGA
- a CDS encoding c-type cytochrome gives MSLEANKIAAAVLVGGMLTLSVGLVSNIIYGAPEGSAHEEAAEGGAAEGAGEAAAPAAATPDAAPVSSVPLIAAADPAAGEKVASKCKTCHTFESGGPNRVGPNLWGIVGNHSAHKEDFAYSDTIKNLKITWDFDHLDQFLTNPKAYAKGTKMSFAGLKKPEDRAALLRWLRDQADSPAPLPQ, from the coding sequence ATGTCTTTGGAAGCCAACAAGATCGCCGCTGCGGTCCTGGTCGGCGGCATGCTGACCCTTTCGGTCGGTCTGGTCTCCAACATCATTTACGGTGCGCCGGAAGGCAGCGCCCATGAAGAAGCCGCCGAAGGTGGCGCTGCTGAGGGTGCGGGCGAAGCCGCCGCCCCGGCCGCAGCGACCCCGGACGCCGCACCGGTCTCCTCGGTGCCGTTGATCGCCGCCGCCGACCCGGCTGCGGGCGAGAAGGTCGCCTCGAAATGCAAGACCTGCCACACGTTCGAGAGCGGCGGTCCGAACCGCGTCGGCCCGAACCTCTGGGGCATCGTCGGCAACCATTCGGCCCACAAGGAAGATTTCGCCTATTCCGACACGATCAAGAATCTCAAGATCACGTGGGATTTCGATCATCTCGACCAGTTCCTGACCAACCCGAAGGCCTATGCCAAGGGCACGAAGATGAGCTTTGCGGGCTTGAAGAAGCCGGAAGATCGTGCGGCCCTGCTGCGCTGGCTGCGTGATCAGGCGGATTCGCCGGCCCCGCTGCCGCAATAA
- a CDS encoding 3-deoxy-manno-octulosonate cytidylyltransferase: MTRPSHTVILIPARMASTRLPDKPLADIHGAPMIVHVWRRAMEAGIGPVFVACAEEAIKRAVEAAGGQAVLTDPNHPSGSDRIFEALTKIDPAGKFDAIVNVQGDLPTLDPALIRRALDPLVEASVDIATLAVEITREEERTNPNVVKAVAAFQPNGNGIARALYFSRATTPANADGKTGPHYHHIGLYTYRRAALERFVKLSPGILEQREKLEQLRALENNMRIDVALVDTLPLGVDTPAELERARALLAPRK, encoded by the coding sequence ATGACCCGCCCCAGCCATACCGTCATCCTCATCCCCGCCCGCATGGCCTCGACGCGCCTCCCCGACAAGCCGTTGGCCGACATTCACGGCGCCCCCATGATCGTCCATGTCTGGCGCCGGGCGATGGAAGCGGGCATCGGCCCGGTCTTCGTCGCCTGCGCGGAAGAGGCCATCAAGAGGGCGGTCGAGGCGGCCGGCGGCCAGGCGGTCTTGACCGACCCCAACCACCCTTCCGGTTCCGACCGCATTTTTGAGGCGCTCACCAAGATCGATCCCGCGGGAAAGTTCGACGCCATCGTCAACGTCCAGGGTGACCTGCCGACCCTTGATCCGGCCCTCATCCGCCGCGCCCTTGATCCGCTGGTCGAGGCCAGCGTCGACATCGCGACGCTGGCGGTCGAGATCACGCGCGAGGAAGAACGCACCAACCCCAATGTCGTGAAGGCGGTGGCGGCCTTTCAACCGAACGGCAACGGCATCGCCCGCGCGCTCTATTTCAGCCGCGCCACCACACCGGCCAATGCCGATGGCAAGACGGGGCCGCATTATCACCATATCGGCCTCTACACCTATCGTCGGGCGGCGCTGGAGCGCTTCGTCAAACTGTCACCCGGTATTCTCGAACAGCGCGAGAAGCTGGAACAGTTGCGCGCCCTGGAGAACAACATGCGCATCGACGTGGCGCTCGTTGACACCCTGCCGCTCGGTGTCGATACTCCGGCCGAACTCGAACGGGCGCGCGCACTTTTGGCGCCCCGCAAATAA
- a CDS encoding extracellular solute-binding protein codes for MLHRVAALALILVLGAGAGAISIGSASAQDSYTTHAVTVNDAPKYPADFKHLDYVNPDAPKGGTLRTAATGSFDSFNPYIVRGDAAGLGGMFETLTTRIDDDTLTNYGLIAESMEVAKDNSWIIFTLRKEARWQDGKPITPEDVVFSFNILKEKGAPLYRFYYANVEKAEVLDAARVKFTFTSKDNRELPGIMGELPVLAKHYWEGRNFEEPSLDVPLGSGPYKLKSYEAGRSITMERDPNYWGKDLPVNIGTNNFDILRTDYYRDPTVMLEAFKGGAFDIRAENSAKAWATSYDSPALRDGRIKKVLIPDDNPDGMQGFAMNLRRPLFQDPRVRQAMILAFDFEWSNKTLFYGQYTRSRSYFGNSEMEAKGLPSPEELKILEPLRGKIPDEVFTTEYNPPVSDGSGTNAENLAKAAALLEEAGWKLQNGQRMKDGKPFEFEFLMQAGDGFDRIVQPYVKSLQRLGVKGELRAVDTAQYQRRTDDYDYDMKVSSFGQSPSPGNEQREFWGSASADSSGGRNEVGIKDPVIDQLIEGLIAAPSRHDLIIYCRVLDRVLQWHYFVVPNFHMSANRIAYWDKFGRPDKLPEPTYGIGLSAWWLDPAKEKALAAKAAQAAPADAAASTATSSATSDAASTATSAAAPAAPTNRGSSPLGYVLYIVGGVILVVIGAAVLKRKKAK; via the coding sequence ATGCTCCATCGCGTTGCCGCCCTCGCTCTTATTCTGGTCCTCGGTGCCGGTGCCGGTGCCATCAGCATTGGCTCGGCCTCCGCGCAGGACAGTTACACGACACATGCCGTCACGGTGAATGACGCGCCGAAATATCCGGCCGACTTCAAGCACCTCGATTATGTCAATCCCGATGCCCCCAAGGGCGGTACGCTACGGACGGCTGCCACGGGCAGTTTCGACAGTTTCAATCCCTATATCGTACGTGGCGACGCTGCTGGCCTCGGCGGCATGTTCGAGACTCTTACGACCCGCATCGACGACGATACTTTGACCAATTACGGCCTGATCGCCGAAAGCATGGAAGTGGCGAAGGATAATTCCTGGATCATCTTCACGCTTCGAAAGGAAGCGCGCTGGCAGGATGGCAAGCCGATTACGCCGGAGGATGTCGTCTTCTCCTTCAACATTTTGAAAGAGAAAGGGGCGCCACTCTATCGCTTCTACTACGCCAACGTGGAAAAGGCTGAGGTGCTCGACGCCGCGCGCGTCAAGTTTACCTTCACGTCAAAGGATAATCGCGAACTGCCCGGCATCATGGGCGAACTGCCCGTGCTGGCAAAGCATTATTGGGAAGGGCGCAATTTCGAGGAGCCGTCACTCGACGTGCCGCTGGGCAGCGGCCCCTACAAGCTCAAGAGCTACGAGGCCGGGCGCTCGATCACAATGGAGCGGGATCCCAATTACTGGGGTAAGGATTTGCCGGTCAATATCGGCACCAACAACTTCGATATCTTGCGTACGGATTACTACCGAGATCCGACGGTCATGCTGGAAGCCTTCAAAGGCGGTGCTTTCGATATTCGCGCCGAGAATAGCGCCAAGGCCTGGGCGACGAGCTATGACTCGCCTGCGCTGAGGGACGGTCGGATCAAGAAAGTTCTAATCCCCGACGACAACCCTGACGGGATGCAAGGCTTCGCCATGAATCTGCGACGCCCCCTGTTTCAGGATCCACGCGTACGTCAGGCGATGATCCTTGCCTTCGATTTCGAATGGTCGAACAAGACGCTGTTCTACGGGCAATACACCCGCTCGCGCAGCTATTTTGGCAATTCCGAGATGGAAGCAAAAGGTCTGCCTTCGCCGGAGGAACTGAAGATTCTGGAGCCCCTGCGCGGCAAAATCCCGGACGAGGTCTTTACCACCGAATACAATCCGCCGGTCAGCGATGGCAGTGGCACCAATGCCGAAAATCTGGCTAAGGCCGCGGCCCTGCTCGAGGAAGCAGGCTGGAAACTCCAGAACGGTCAGCGCATGAAGGATGGCAAGCCGTTTGAATTCGAATTCTTGATGCAGGCTGGCGATGGTTTCGACCGCATAGTGCAGCCCTACGTTAAATCGCTGCAGCGTCTCGGCGTGAAGGGCGAGCTGCGCGCTGTCGATACGGCGCAGTACCAGAGGCGGACCGACGATTACGATTACGACATGAAAGTATCGAGCTTTGGGCAATCGCCTTCGCCTGGAAATGAACAGCGGGAATTCTGGGGCTCAGCATCGGCCGATTCCTCTGGCGGCCGCAATGAGGTTGGCATCAAGGACCCGGTCATCGATCAACTGATCGAAGGGCTGATCGCTGCGCCCAGCCGCCATGACCTGATCATTTATTGCCGCGTTCTTGATCGCGTCCTGCAATGGCACTATTTCGTGGTGCCGAATTTCCATATGAGCGCGAACCGCATCGCCTATTGGGATAAGTTCGGTCGTCCCGACAAGCTGCCGGAACCCACCTATGGTATCGGCCTCTCCGCGTGGTGGCTCGATCCTGCCAAAGAAAAGGCCCTCGCCGCAAAGGCTGCTCAAGCGGCACCGGCGGATGCTGCCGCCTCTACAGCGACGTCGTCGGCCACCAGCGACGCCGCTAGTACGGCGACATCGGCTGCGGCACCGGCCGCGCCGACCAATCGCGGCTCCTCGCCGCTCGGCTACGTGCTCTATATCGTCGGTGGTGTCATTCTGGTCGTCATCGGCGCCGCCGTGCTGAAGCGCAAAAAGGCGAAGTGA
- a CDS encoding microcin C ABC transporter permease YejB, protein MIAYIVRRLLLMIPTLLGIMVINFIVIQAAPGGPVEQTIAKLKGTAIDSTARITGGGGSEVMSNSGSGQQPSLTELNNKYRGARGLDPKFIAEIERMYGFDKPMHERFFMMMKSYLTFDFGKSFFKGRPVVELILDKMPVSISLGLWTTLIIYGISIPLGIAKASRDGTPFDVWTSTAIIVGSAIPGFLFAILLIVLFAGGTYFDVFPLRGLVSDNWDELSWGARIVDYAWHMALPILSLVIGSFAGLTLLTKNSFLDQINLQYVTTARAKGLNERRVLYGHVFRNAMLIVIAGFPSAFVGILFTGALLTEIIFSLDGLGLLGWEATINRDYPVMFATLYMFTLLGLVMQLVGDITYMLVDPRIDFEARET, encoded by the coding sequence ATGATCGCCTATATCGTCCGCCGCCTGCTGTTGATGATCCCGACTTTGCTCGGGATCATGGTCATCAATTTTATTGTCATCCAGGCAGCCCCCGGCGGGCCGGTCGAGCAGACGATCGCAAAGCTGAAAGGCACGGCGATCGATTCCACCGCGCGCATCACCGGGGGCGGCGGGTCGGAGGTAATGAGCAACAGCGGCTCAGGCCAGCAGCCGAGCCTCACTGAGCTCAACAACAAGTATCGCGGCGCCCGGGGACTCGATCCCAAATTTATCGCCGAGATCGAGCGCATGTATGGTTTCGACAAGCCGATGCATGAACGCTTCTTCATGATGATGAAGAGCTATCTCACCTTCGATTTCGGCAAGAGCTTCTTCAAGGGCCGGCCGGTGGTAGAGCTTATCCTCGACAAGATGCCGGTCTCGATCTCGCTGGGCCTGTGGACCACTCTCATCATCTACGGCATTTCGATTCCCTTGGGCATCGCCAAGGCATCGCGTGATGGCACACCTTTCGATGTCTGGACCAGCACGGCAATCATCGTCGGCTCGGCGATACCGGGCTTTCTCTTTGCCATCCTGCTGATTGTGCTCTTTGCCGGCGGCACCTATTTCGACGTCTTTCCCTTGCGCGGCCTCGTTTCCGACAATTGGGATGAGCTTTCCTGGGGCGCGCGTATTGTCGATTACGCCTGGCATATGGCGCTGCCCATTCTATCGCTGGTGATCGGCAGCTTCGCCGGCCTGACCCTTCTCACCAAGAACTCCTTCCTCGACCAGATCAACCTCCAATACGTGACGACGGCACGCGCCAAGGGGCTCAACGAGCGCCGCGTGCTCTATGGCCATGTCTTCCGCAACGCCATGCTGATCGTCATCGCCGGCTTCCCCTCGGCCTTCGTCGGCATTCTCTTTACCGGCGCGCTGCTGACCGAGATCATCTTCTCGCTCGATGGCCTGGGGCTGCTGGGCTGGGAGGCGACGATCAACCGCGATTACCCGGTGATGTTCGCCACGCTCTACATGTTCACGCTGCTGGGTCTGGTAATGCAGCTGGTGGGCGACATCACCTACATGCTGGTCGATCCGCGCATCGATTTCGAGGCGCGCGAGACATGA
- a CDS encoding ABC transporter ATP-binding protein yields MALLEIDKLKVAFGEREVVHGVSFAIDKGETLALVGESGSGKSVTALSILRLLPQVATHPAGAIRFDGPNGTEDLLTASPAHLRQIRGGRIAMIFQEPTLSLNPLHRIERQLVETIQLHQPMGDTAARKRALELLELVKIDNAAQKLKSFPHEMSGGQRQRVMIAMALANEPDLLIADEPTTALDVTIQAQILNLMMDLQRRLGMAILLITHDLGVVRKFARRVAVMSQGEIVEQGETAKVFGQPQHDYTKHLLAAEPKGEVEPVGTQAPEILRAEKLSVLFPIKQGVFRRIVDHVRAVVDADLTLHEGETMGIVGESGSGKTTLALALLRLIDSQGAITFEGKRIDTLDRGEMRPLRREMQIVFQDPFGSLSPRLSIGEIVTEGLGIHHIGRDAAEREEIVIETLREVGLDPDTRHRYPHEFSGGQRQRIAIARALILKPKLIVLDEPTSALDMSVQAQIVDLLRDLQRRHRLGYLFISHDLRVIRAMSHRVMVLKQGKVVETGTAADIFERPQQAYTKALLSAALHHEAVDLGAVRQ; encoded by the coding sequence ATGGCATTGCTTGAGATCGACAAACTCAAGGTGGCCTTCGGCGAGCGTGAAGTCGTGCATGGCGTGAGCTTTGCCATCGACAAGGGCGAGACGCTGGCCCTGGTCGGTGAATCCGGGTCGGGAAAATCGGTGACGGCGCTTTCCATCCTGCGCCTGCTGCCGCAAGTAGCAACACATCCCGCGGGCGCCATCCGTTTTGACGGGCCCAACGGCACCGAAGACCTGCTCACGGCATCGCCGGCGCATCTCCGGCAGATTCGCGGCGGGCGCATTGCCATGATCTTCCAGGAGCCGACTTTGTCGCTCAACCCGCTGCACCGGATCGAGCGGCAGCTGGTCGAGACGATCCAGCTGCACCAGCCGATGGGCGATACGGCGGCCAGGAAGCGGGCGCTCGAGCTCCTTGAACTGGTCAAGATCGACAATGCGGCGCAGAAGCTCAAAAGTTTCCCGCATGAAATGTCGGGCGGCCAGCGCCAGCGCGTGATGATCGCCATGGCCTTGGCCAACGAACCCGATCTCCTCATCGCCGACGAGCCGACGACGGCGCTCGATGTCACCATCCAGGCGCAGATCCTCAATCTGATGATGGACCTGCAGCGACGCCTCGGCATGGCGATCCTGCTCATCACCCATGATCTGGGCGTGGTGCGGAAGTTCGCACGCCGCGTTGCTGTCATGAGCCAGGGCGAGATCGTGGAGCAGGGCGAAACGGCCAAGGTGTTCGGCCAACCGCAGCATGATTACACCAAGCACCTGCTGGCGGCCGAACCGAAGGGCGAGGTCGAGCCGGTCGGAACGCAGGCACCGGAAATCCTTCGGGCCGAGAAGCTCTCGGTCCTCTTCCCCATCAAGCAGGGCGTCTTTCGCCGAATCGTCGATCATGTCCGTGCGGTGGTCGATGCCGACCTCACGCTTCATGAAGGCGAGACGATGGGGATCGTCGGCGAATCCGGTTCCGGCAAGACGACCTTGGCCTTGGCGCTGTTGCGTCTGATCGACAGCCAGGGTGCCATTACCTTCGAGGGCAAGCGCATCGATACGCTCGATCGGGGCGAGATGCGACCCTTGCGGCGCGAAATGCAGATCGTCTTCCAGGACCCGTTTGGCTCCCTCTCGCCCCGCCTCTCCATCGGCGAGATCGTGACGGAAGGCCTCGGTATCCATCACATCGGCCGCGATGCCGCGGAGCGCGAGGAGATCGTCATCGAGACGCTGCGCGAGGTGGGACTCGATCCCGACACGCGGCATCGCTACCCGCATGAATTCTCCGGCGGCCAGCGCCAGCGTATCGCCATCGCCCGTGCCCTCATCCTGAAGCCGAAGCTCATCGTGCTCGACGAGCCAACGTCAGCACTCGACATGTCGGTGCAGGCGCAGATCGTCGACCTCTTGCGGGACTTGCAGCGGCGCCACCGCCTTGGCTATCTCTTCATCTCGCATGATCTGCGGGTGATACGGGCGATGAGCCACCGCGTCATGGTGCTGAAACAGGGGAAAGTGGTGGAAACCGGAACGGCAGCCGACATCTTCGAACGCCCGCAGCAAGCCTATACGAAGGCGCTGCTCTCGGCGGCCCTCCATCATGAAGCGGTCGATCTCGGCGCGGTGCGGCAATGA
- a CDS encoding prephenate dehydratase encodes MNAAVNNTIAFQGVPGAYSNLSCRAAFPDMTALPCPSFEDMFAAVHEGRARLAMVPIENSVAGRVADIHHLLPDSGLHIVGEHFQRVNHQLLGVRGAKLADIKTASSHIQALSQCRNNLRSLGIKPVVHADTAGAAADLAQRGDKTAAAVASSLAAEIYDLEVLKPDLEDAPHNTTRFVVMAQEPIDPDPAKGPIITSFVFKVRSVPAALYKALGGFATNGVNITKLESYMLDGHFSSTQFYADIDGHPDQRLVRLALEELSFFSREVRILGVYPASKFRQQD; translated from the coding sequence TTGAACGCAGCAGTCAACAACACCATCGCCTTCCAAGGGGTGCCCGGGGCCTATTCGAACCTGTCCTGCCGCGCCGCCTTCCCGGACATGACTGCGCTGCCCTGCCCGTCATTCGAGGACATGTTTGCAGCCGTTCATGAGGGGCGCGCGCGTCTCGCCATGGTGCCGATCGAAAACTCGGTCGCCGGCCGCGTCGCCGACATCCATCATCTGCTGCCGGATTCGGGCCTCCACATCGTTGGCGAACATTTCCAGCGCGTGAATCATCAGCTGCTGGGGGTGAGGGGCGCCAAGCTTGCCGACATCAAAACCGCCTCAAGCCATATCCAGGCTTTGAGCCAGTGCCGCAACAATCTGCGCAGCCTCGGCATCAAGCCGGTGGTGCATGCCGATACCGCGGGCGCCGCCGCCGATCTTGCGCAGCGCGGCGACAAGACCGCCGCCGCCGTTGCTTCATCCCTTGCGGCTGAGATTTATGATCTTGAGGTGCTGAAACCAGACCTCGAAGACGCCCCGCACAACACCACGCGCTTCGTGGTGATGGCGCAGGAACCCATCGACCCCGATCCCGCCAAGGGACCGATCATCACCAGCTTCGTATTCAAGGTACGCTCGGTGCCGGCAGCGCTTTACAAGGCGCTGGGCGGTTTCGCCACCAACGGCGTCAACATCACCAAGCTGGAGAGCTACATGCTCGACGGGCATTTCTCGTCGACGCAGTTCTATGCCGATATCGACGGCCATCCGGACCAGCGCCTGGTGCGATTGGCCCTTGAAGAACTCTCGTTCTTCTCGCGCGAGGTCCGCATCCTGGGTGTCTATCCGGCGTCGAAATTCCGCCAGCAGGATTAG